TTGAGCGGAGCGAAAAATTAATGCGTTAGCTCCATAAATTAATTATTTTTTTACTTTAACGAATAAATTATTTTTGCAATTTTTTTAGGATCGTGCCGAATAAAATCTCCCATTCTTATAACATTGGCTTTAATAATCTTTACTTTATAATGATTTTTTTGCTGGAAATCATGGTCCTTATATCTTACCATTTTAGCCCTTGCTTTTCTATACTTAAAAAGAAATTTACTTGGAGGAATTTTATTATTTAAAATAATATAATCTAAAATATTTTCCCCTAAATAGTTTTCAATTTCGTAAATAAAATCCTTAGCGTAAAAATTATTCGTCTCACCGAATTTTGTCATTAAATTACAAACATAAATTTTCTTAGCTTTGCTTTTCTTTATAGCTTCGGGAATACCCCTGACAAGAAGATTTGGAATAATGCTTGTAT
This Candidatus Paceibacterota bacterium DNA region includes the following protein-coding sequences:
- a CDS encoding 2-phospho-L-lactate transferase CofD family protein; translated protein: TSIIPNLLVRGIPEAIKKSKAKKIYVCNLMTKFGETNNFYAKDFIYEIENYLGENILDYIILNNKIPPSKFLFKYRKARAKMVRYKDHDFQQKNHYKVKIIKANVIRMGDFIRHDPKKIAKIIYSLK